One Malus sylvestris chromosome 14, drMalSylv7.2, whole genome shotgun sequence DNA segment encodes these proteins:
- the LOC126599224 gene encoding uncharacterized protein LOC126599224 yields MLFADDIVLIDETQEGVNAKLNLWREVLESKGLRLSRSKTEYMECKFSANGGQNELGVRIGDQEIPKSDRFRYLGSILQKNGELDGDLNHRIQAGWMKCKSASGVLCDRRRPLKLKGKFYRTAIRPAMLYGTECWAVKHQHVHKMGVAEMRMLRGMYGHTRKDKIGNEDIRGKVGVAKIEGNMRENRFRWFEHVQRRPTDAPVRKCDYGTEVQGRRGKGRPRKTLEETLRKDLSTWI; encoded by the exons atgcttttcgcagacgatatagtgttgatagatgaaactcaggaaggggtaaatgcaaagcttaacctttggagagaagtgttggaatctaaaggtcttcgcctaagccgatcaaagacagaatatatggagtgcaagttcagtgcaaatggaggccaaaacgagttaggggtgaggatcggagatcaagaaataccaaagagtgaccgttttcgttacctaggatctatcttgcaaaagaacggagaattagatggagatctcaaccatagaatacaagctggatggatgaa gtgtaagagtgcatccggcgtgttgtgtgaccgtcgtaggccactgaagctcaagggaaaattttataggacggcaataaggccagcgatgttgtatggcacagaatgttgggcggtgaagcatcaacacgtacacaaaatgggtgtagcggagatgaggatgcttcgtgggatgtatgggcacacgagaaaggataagattgggaatgaggatatccgaggtaaagtaggagtagccaaaattgaaggaaatatgagagaaaatcggttccgatGGTtcgaacatgtgcaaagaaggcctactgacgctccggttcgaaaatgtgactacgggacagaggttcagggccgaagaggtaaaggaagacctaggaaaactttggaagagaccctaagaaaagacttgagtacttggatctaa